A region of Candidatus Hydrogenedentota bacterium DNA encodes the following proteins:
- a CDS encoding sugar phosphate isomerase/epimerase family protein yields the protein MFKLAAFTDEISQDLAHACRVVRQFGGTGVEIRSVWNIPVQKLTDAQVAELKQVVAAHGLEVCSIASPFGKCTLENPGEVAQHFDILRRCADIANALECALVRGFAFWDRDQIPQKPWDAMVKAYEPVPAVLEEKGVVLGLENEAACYVGTAAHTRTFLDRLGCSRIKAIWDPANHVQDPQSEGVPSYPDGYALVRKDMVHVHVKDAIIETDGSRPNVFLGEGLCQWPEQLNAFRKDGYDGYISLETHVDPDRFPLHLAGRYGSYLYGGDRGAASTVCLAWLRDTIGMMA from the coding sequence ATGTTTAAGCTGGCCGCATTCACCGACGAGATCAGCCAGGATTTAGCGCATGCCTGTAGAGTAGTGCGTCAATTTGGCGGCACGGGCGTCGAAATCCGGAGCGTATGGAATATCCCGGTTCAGAAACTGACCGATGCCCAGGTGGCCGAGCTCAAGCAGGTCGTCGCCGCGCACGGCCTCGAGGTCTGCAGCATCGCGTCGCCCTTCGGCAAGTGCACGCTCGAAAACCCTGGCGAAGTCGCGCAGCACTTCGATATCTTGCGCCGGTGCGCGGACATTGCTAATGCCCTGGAGTGCGCACTGGTTCGCGGATTCGCCTTCTGGGACCGTGACCAGATCCCCCAGAAACCGTGGGATGCCATGGTGAAAGCGTACGAGCCCGTGCCGGCGGTCCTGGAAGAAAAGGGCGTGGTCCTCGGGCTGGAAAACGAAGCAGCCTGTTACGTGGGCACGGCCGCCCACACGCGCACGTTTCTCGACCGCCTCGGCTGCAGCCGGATCAAAGCCATATGGGATCCCGCCAACCACGTGCAAGACCCGCAATCAGAAGGCGTGCCAAGCTACCCGGATGGATATGCGCTCGTTCGCAAGGACATGGTCCACGTGCATGTCAAGGATGCTATCATCGAAACGGATGGGAGCCGTCCCAACGTGTTTCTGGGCGAAGGGCTCTGCCAATGGCCGGAACAACTGAACGCGTTCAGGAAAGACGGCTACGACGGCTATATTTCCCTCGAAACTCACGTCGATCCCGACCGGTTTCCCCTGCATCTCGCGGGGCGCTACGGAAGTTACCTGTACGGCGGCGATCGCGGGGCCGCCAGCACCGTTTGCCTGGCATGGCTGCGCGACACAATAGGCATGATGGCCTGA
- a CDS encoding AGE family epimerase/isomerase produces the protein MDAEKLEQLSAFYKRHLLENVLPWWETRFVDKEHGGFLVYRDADGALLSTDKPIWVMGRITWMWSRLYNTVQKKPEWLDIGAHGVDFLLEHAFDTDGRMFFSVTKEGLPLRKRRYLYSETFGAIALAEYARAVQSEDMLKRARELYRLILMYHRTPGLLPPKVIPSTRQMRGHGMNMILIVTSQIMREADPQCRELYDDTISRCIDEIFTFLVKPEKKCLLEAVLADGKILDTPEGRTVLPGHAIETAWFIMEEAAEREDPALMSEAIRILQWSLEKGWDPEYGGILYYVDCDGKPAEPYEHELKLWWVHNEALYATLLAYYLTGEDEWLEWFKKVHDWSFTHFPDTRHGEWFGYLRRDGTVSSRVKGNMWKGPFHLPRALLNCWQLLERMKGKHA, from the coding sequence ATGGACGCGGAAAAACTCGAACAGTTATCGGCGTTCTACAAGCGCCACCTGCTGGAAAACGTGTTGCCATGGTGGGAGACCCGCTTCGTCGACAAAGAACACGGCGGATTCCTGGTCTATCGTGATGCCGATGGCGCCCTGCTCAGCACCGACAAGCCCATCTGGGTCATGGGCCGCATCACGTGGATGTGGAGCCGTCTCTACAACACCGTCCAGAAAAAACCCGAATGGCTCGACATCGGCGCCCACGGGGTGGATTTCCTCCTCGAGCATGCCTTTGATACCGACGGGCGCATGTTTTTCAGCGTCACCAAAGAGGGCCTGCCCCTGCGCAAACGGCGTTACCTCTATTCCGAGACCTTTGGCGCGATCGCGTTGGCGGAATACGCAAGGGCTGTTCAATCGGAGGACATGCTCAAACGCGCCCGCGAGCTGTACCGCCTCATCCTGATGTACCACCGCACCCCGGGCCTCCTGCCTCCCAAAGTCATCCCGTCGACCCGGCAGATGCGGGGCCACGGCATGAACATGATCCTCATTGTCACCTCGCAAATCATGCGCGAGGCCGACCCGCAGTGCCGTGAGCTATACGACGACACCATCTCCCGCTGCATCGACGAGATCTTCACCTTTCTCGTCAAGCCGGAGAAAAAATGCCTCTTGGAGGCCGTACTGGCCGATGGAAAAATCCTGGATACGCCCGAAGGGCGCACGGTCCTTCCCGGACACGCCATCGAGACCGCGTGGTTCATCATGGAAGAGGCCGCCGAGCGCGAGGACCCCGCCCTCATGTCGGAAGCCATCCGTATCCTCCAGTGGTCGCTCGAAAAGGGCTGGGACCCGGAATACGGCGGCATCCTTTATTACGTGGATTGCGACGGTAAACCCGCGGAACCGTACGAGCATGAACTCAAGTTATGGTGGGTACACAACGAGGCGCTTTACGCCACCCTCCTCGCCTATTACCTCACCGGCGAAGACGAATGGCTCGAATGGTTCAAGAAGGTCCATGACTGGAGCTTTACCCACTTCCCCGACACGCGGCACGGCGAATGGTTCGGCTATCTCCGCCGCGACGGGACCGTCTCGAGCCGCGTCAAGGGCAACATGTGGAAGGGTCCGTTTCACCTGCCCCGGGCCCTCCTCAACTGCTGGCAGCTCCTCGAGCGCATGAAGGGAAAACACGCATAG
- a CDS encoding DUF1559 domain-containing protein: MKRKGFTLIELLVVIAIIGILAAILLPALARAREAARRASCANNLKQFGLVFKMYANESKGERWPTIMYQGQSSCAPTGFIVTPLSSQIYPEYLTDPNIYVCPSSTRLKAEQMYTAAGQCILDPDLDDNGLPDVCAHWWPASYAYNYYGWAFDDSDNNSPYQINVGLAAAAVGVSLPPNVDPLTMVPVQPLLWYQIAINAANPDSIALLQQFMNVADNDMNLDYSVVGGPSSDTLYRLREGIERFFITDINNPAGSAQAQSELAVMWDTIATVTWNFNHIPGGSNVLYMDGHVEFVRYPSEEMPVNVTFALIGLLTSY, encoded by the coding sequence ATGAAGAGAAAGGGATTTACACTCATTGAATTGCTGGTCGTTATCGCGATCATCGGCATCCTTGCGGCCATTCTTCTGCCCGCATTGGCCCGTGCGCGCGAAGCGGCCCGGCGTGCCAGTTGCGCCAACAACCTGAAACAGTTCGGCCTCGTGTTCAAGATGTACGCGAACGAAAGCAAGGGCGAGAGATGGCCGACCATCATGTACCAGGGCCAGAGCAGTTGCGCACCCACCGGTTTTATTGTTACCCCGTTGTCTTCTCAGATTTATCCTGAGTACCTGACCGACCCCAACATCTACGTCTGCCCATCCAGCACACGGCTCAAGGCCGAGCAGATGTACACGGCAGCCGGGCAGTGCATTCTGGACCCGGACCTGGACGACAACGGATTGCCGGATGTGTGCGCGCATTGGTGGCCGGCGTCGTATGCTTACAACTACTATGGCTGGGCATTCGACGACAGCGACAACAACTCGCCGTACCAGATTAACGTGGGACTCGCCGCAGCGGCCGTTGGGGTATCTCTGCCTCCGAACGTTGACCCGTTGACCATGGTTCCGGTTCAGCCGCTGCTGTGGTATCAGATCGCGATAAATGCGGCCAATCCTGACTCCATCGCGTTGCTTCAGCAGTTCATGAATGTCGCGGACAACGACATGAACCTGGATTACAGCGTGGTGGGCGGACCGTCCTCGGATACGCTCTACCGGCTCCGGGAAGGCATCGAGCGGTTCTTCATCACGGACATCAACAATCCCGCCGGCAGCGCCCAGGCTCAGAGCGAGCTCGCGGTGATGTGGGACACGATTGCCACGGTGACCTGGAACTTCAACCACATTCCCGGCGGCAGCAATGTGCTTTATATGGACGGGCACGTCGAGTTCGTGCGGTATCCGAGCGAAGAAATGCCGGTGAACGTGACCTTCGCTCTGATAGGTTTGCTGACTTCTTATTAA
- a CDS encoding Gfo/Idh/MocA family oxidoreductase: MKSMNRREFFSKTGKVAAAASAGVFSINALGANEKIIAASMGMLGRGRYLGEWFAQRDDVELAYICDVDSRIFKDRSKLIEDTQGKAPKCVQNIKEVLDDKDVDVIINATPDHWHALGTIWACQAGKDVYVEKPTSHCIWESRKMVEAARKYGRIVQVGAQNRSASYCYKAFDYIRSEAFGTVHFARVINSKERGPIGKKPDGTPPEGVDYDLWLGPAPNRPFNPNRFHYNWHWFWDFSGGDIINDGVHQMDIARWLIDKTYPKYVTSGGGKLFFDDDQECPDTHSVIYDFDGLTMVFEEVLWAPYMRKTPMEIRDLDTLPNWPFSGTRVEIYGSKQIMYMGRHGGGWEAFDADGKSVNVTHGEFTAANLGHIANFIDCVRSRELPAGDIEKLHLSTLLCHYGNIAYRTGRRLQIDPATEGFVNDDEANGLVKRTYREPYVVPEQV, encoded by the coding sequence ATGAAATCGATGAACCGGCGTGAATTCTTCAGCAAGACCGGGAAGGTTGCGGCGGCCGCCAGCGCGGGCGTCTTTTCCATCAACGCATTGGGCGCCAACGAGAAGATCATCGCCGCCAGCATGGGCATGCTCGGGCGGGGCCGTTACCTGGGCGAATGGTTCGCGCAGCGCGACGACGTCGAATTGGCCTATATCTGTGATGTCGACAGCCGCATCTTCAAAGACCGGTCCAAGTTGATCGAAGATACCCAGGGCAAGGCGCCGAAATGCGTCCAGAACATTAAGGAAGTGCTGGACGACAAGGACGTTGACGTCATCATCAACGCGACGCCCGACCACTGGCATGCCTTGGGTACGATCTGGGCCTGCCAGGCCGGCAAAGACGTCTACGTGGAAAAACCGACCTCGCACTGCATCTGGGAGAGCCGCAAGATGGTCGAGGCGGCGCGGAAGTATGGCCGCATCGTCCAGGTCGGGGCGCAAAACCGGAGCGCTTCCTACTGCTACAAGGCCTTCGACTACATCCGCTCGGAAGCGTTTGGCACGGTTCATTTCGCGCGGGTAATCAACAGCAAGGAACGGGGTCCCATCGGGAAAAAGCCCGACGGCACCCCGCCCGAAGGCGTGGACTACGATTTGTGGCTCGGGCCGGCGCCCAACCGTCCTTTCAATCCCAACCGGTTCCACTACAACTGGCACTGGTTCTGGGATTTTTCGGGCGGGGACATCATCAACGACGGCGTGCACCAGATGGACATCGCCCGCTGGCTCATCGACAAGACCTACCCGAAATATGTCACGTCGGGCGGGGGGAAACTCTTCTTCGACGACGACCAGGAATGCCCTGACACGCATTCGGTGATCTACGATTTTGACGGGCTCACCATGGTGTTCGAGGAAGTCCTGTGGGCGCCTTACATGCGCAAGACGCCCATGGAAATCCGTGACCTGGATACCCTGCCGAACTGGCCGTTCAGCGGTACGCGTGTCGAGATCTACGGCAGCAAGCAAATCATGTATATGGGCCGTCACGGCGGGGGATGGGAAGCGTTCGATGCCGACGGGAAGTCCGTCAACGTTACTCACGGCGAATTCACCGCGGCCAACCTTGGCCACATCGCCAATTTCATTGACTGCGTGCGGTCGCGCGAACTGCCCGCCGGCGACATCGAGAAACTGCACCTCTCGACGCTGCTGTGCCACTACGGCAACATCGCCTACCGCACAGGGCGCCGTCTGCAAATCGACCCCGCTACCGAGGGTTTCGTGAACGACGACGAAGCCAACGGCCTGGTCAAACGCACGTACCGCGAACCGTACGTGGTGCCGGAACAGGTCTAG
- a CDS encoding LamG domain-containing protein yields the protein MTCMAGLLVWACVAGATDAGLAGRWNFDSDDAAGLLVLDSSGNANHGQLRGARWVPQGDGHALRFSGGDQYVDMGSPEALNITGPVTLEAWVHPERIPDAEPGILGKSFGSYGLTWYKDGSCYWYVGSGGNKCHAPVATGAWFHLVGTFDGAALSLYVNGALADTAKSEFDAIPPDTTFQIGRIRANTGSDAPTAGFPGLVDDVRVYSRALAAGEVLDHYNAEAAQYGGPSASNEIAVTAYPYFSEERIYADLDCSRLFPRPKELRATLALKREGDAGPVEGQEFVLTQDNLVQRDVVFEAAERGSYTLVARVEEKGKLRAEKAVAVPFPGAFEIPEPGQETSRTLEAPPAPLECGVTMHERGGFSVEAGGYSYRVASTYSYPHGGFNAFSAGEDSAPNPEPAWSVAVDQGGGLAARAEGAFYRVERAIEPNGNRVWIKDTITNLTGAPIGIMVSNHIELGGHAAVSCSPVPNPSIFVSVDGQGIGMVALDDVYLEHYATFFEDEMAGIRDHAFALDANASYTVEWAVYVNATGDYYDFINDVRRDLGVNRRIEGSFAFIDRREPPTREYVERRGLAYVSVGCLGYPPDNPGLSLEGFEFVEYPQEMALLKKQFAEIRERFPGIQTMFHIAHSLYTTNKPEELFPDSRVVDANGSQTMYGGDNPDYYSHYFSKENVDAGYRWYIFYPTMENTYGKAMLDAIDIMLDKIGCTSMFADGFTHGYGGRFTYNTWDGHTAEIEPETKTITRQYASVNLLAQEVLVRVARKVEAAGGVVICNSYPGTRTVHNENVLYCIESASGDAQLVRLHLVPGPTALGNHIRLQNGSARDIYDDIRSKLHYGGLYFYYGDKEAPHPLATVHMYPITPMELHEGWVKGEERIITTLEGVYGWPSESDLHRVYRYDGRGIEVEHGWYSTVRGGKVSTRVEPGFNELAIVERVPMSIESEAPVNVLIRRYDGGAVLLGLRAQGEIRLTVRDGAFPVAEGKRYLIKQGDETQEALAQAGGVFTINCAARTRELEITPMG from the coding sequence ATGACATGCATGGCGGGTTTGCTGGTGTGGGCATGCGTGGCGGGGGCAACGGACGCGGGCCTGGCGGGCCGCTGGAATTTCGACAGCGACGACGCGGCAGGGCTGCTGGTGCTGGATTCGTCGGGGAACGCCAACCACGGGCAATTGCGCGGCGCGAGGTGGGTGCCTCAGGGCGACGGACATGCCTTGCGATTCAGCGGAGGCGACCAGTACGTGGACATGGGCTCGCCCGAAGCCTTGAACATCACGGGGCCGGTCACCCTCGAAGCGTGGGTGCATCCCGAACGCATCCCGGATGCCGAACCGGGAATTCTAGGCAAGTCTTTTGGCAGCTACGGCCTGACATGGTACAAAGACGGGTCGTGTTACTGGTACGTGGGAAGCGGCGGGAACAAGTGCCACGCGCCGGTCGCCACAGGAGCCTGGTTCCACCTCGTGGGCACTTTCGACGGTGCGGCCCTTAGTCTCTACGTCAACGGGGCTCTTGCCGACACGGCCAAGTCGGAGTTCGATGCGATCCCGCCGGACACCACGTTCCAGATCGGCCGCATCCGCGCGAACACCGGCTCTGATGCGCCCACCGCGGGTTTTCCGGGTCTCGTGGACGACGTTCGGGTATACAGCCGCGCCTTGGCAGCCGGCGAAGTGCTCGATCACTACAACGCCGAAGCCGCGCAATACGGCGGGCCCAGCGCGTCCAACGAGATCGCGGTGACCGCTTATCCCTACTTCAGCGAAGAACGTATCTACGCGGACCTCGATTGCAGCCGGCTGTTCCCGCGTCCGAAAGAGTTGCGCGCCACCCTTGCCCTGAAGCGTGAGGGCGATGCCGGGCCTGTCGAAGGCCAGGAATTCGTGCTGACCCAGGACAATCTCGTTCAGCGCGACGTGGTGTTCGAAGCCGCTGAACGGGGCAGCTATACCCTCGTTGCGCGTGTAGAGGAAAAAGGTAAATTGCGTGCGGAGAAGGCTGTGGCCGTTCCGTTCCCTGGCGCATTCGAGATCCCGGAGCCGGGCCAGGAAACGAGCCGTACGCTTGAGGCGCCTCCGGCGCCGCTTGAATGCGGGGTGACGATGCACGAGCGCGGAGGCTTCTCAGTCGAGGCCGGGGGTTATTCGTATAGGGTGGCCTCCACGTATTCGTATCCCCACGGCGGCTTCAACGCGTTCTCGGCGGGAGAGGACAGCGCGCCGAATCCTGAACCCGCGTGGAGCGTTGCCGTAGATCAAGGTGGAGGGCTGGCCGCCCGCGCGGAGGGCGCATTCTACCGCGTCGAGCGCGCGATAGAGCCCAATGGGAATCGGGTGTGGATCAAGGACACCATCACCAACCTCACCGGCGCGCCTATCGGCATCATGGTGAGCAACCACATCGAGCTTGGCGGCCACGCGGCCGTCTCGTGCTCGCCCGTGCCCAATCCCTCCATTTTCGTGTCCGTGGATGGCCAGGGCATCGGGATGGTAGCCCTCGATGACGTGTATCTGGAACACTACGCCACGTTTTTCGAAGACGAAATGGCAGGCATCCGCGATCACGCGTTCGCGCTCGATGCGAACGCCTCGTACACGGTGGAGTGGGCGGTATACGTTAATGCGACCGGCGACTACTACGATTTCATCAACGACGTGCGCCGGGATCTGGGTGTCAACCGGCGGATCGAAGGCAGTTTCGCGTTTATCGACCGGCGCGAGCCTCCCACGCGCGAGTACGTGGAGCGGCGCGGCCTTGCGTACGTCAGCGTGGGTTGTCTGGGGTATCCGCCGGACAATCCGGGCCTTTCTCTCGAAGGGTTTGAGTTCGTCGAGTATCCCCAGGAGATGGCTTTGCTGAAGAAGCAATTCGCGGAGATCCGCGAGCGGTTTCCGGGCATCCAGACCATGTTCCATATCGCCCACAGCCTGTATACCACCAACAAACCGGAGGAACTTTTTCCCGATTCGCGCGTGGTGGACGCCAACGGCAGCCAGACCATGTACGGCGGCGATAATCCCGACTACTACTCGCATTACTTCAGCAAAGAGAACGTCGACGCGGGTTACCGCTGGTACATCTTCTACCCCACGATGGAGAACACGTACGGCAAGGCCATGCTCGATGCGATAGACATCATGCTCGATAAGATCGGCTGCACGAGCATGTTCGCCGATGGGTTCACCCACGGCTACGGCGGCCGGTTCACCTATAACACCTGGGATGGGCACACGGCGGAGATCGAGCCCGAGACCAAGACCATCACGCGGCAGTACGCGTCGGTGAATCTGCTCGCGCAGGAGGTCTTGGTTCGGGTGGCGCGCAAGGTTGAGGCGGCGGGCGGCGTGGTCATCTGCAACAGCTACCCCGGCACGCGCACCGTGCACAACGAGAACGTGTTGTACTGCATCGAGTCGGCCTCCGGCGACGCCCAGTTGGTCCGGCTGCATCTGGTTCCGGGTCCCACGGCCCTGGGCAATCACATCCGCCTGCAGAACGGGTCGGCGCGAGATATCTACGACGACATCCGTTCGAAACTTCATTACGGCGGGCTCTATTTTTATTACGGCGACAAAGAGGCGCCCCATCCGCTTGCAACGGTCCACATGTACCCCATCACGCCGATGGAATTGCACGAAGGCTGGGTGAAGGGGGAGGAGCGCATCATCACCACCCTGGAGGGCGTGTATGGCTGGCCCAGCGAATCGGATTTGCACCGGGTATACCGCTACGACGGCCGCGGCATCGAGGTGGAACACGGCTGGTACTCGACCGTACGCGGCGGCAAGGTGAGCACGCGCGTCGAGCCGGGGTTCAACGAGCTGGCGATCGTCGAGCGCGTGCCGATGTCCATCGAATCCGAAGCGCCCGTCAATGTGCTTATACGCCGGTACGATGGGGGAGCCGTTTTGCTCGGCCTGCGTGCGCAGGGCGAAATCCGGCTCACCGTCCGCGATGGCGCGTTCCCCGTTGCCGAGGGGAAACGGTATCTGATCAAACAGGGGGATGAGACGCAGGAAGCGCTTGCCCAGGCGGGCGGGGTCTTCACAATTAACTGCGCCGCCCGAACCAGGGAACTCGAAATCACACCCATGGGGTAG
- a CDS encoding DUF1080 domain-containing protein, with the protein MGKFIHSRVAIVAIVFCLCAGFAAQAAVSLEECYPAQADPFVGNWKGRWSAGEEVDPDIAAQVFALGGDKYQVRLVSKLFMRCPPIAVFEAARSGDKIAFDNASIQGEITPDSFTGSRGRGKVTFEMKKVLHQPPTLGMAPPENAVVLFDGTNLEQWQEPKGWELLEGGVMMVTPKGETLTSKQTFKSVQLHVEFRLPSMPEARGQGRGNSGVFVQGVYEVQVLDSFGLEGYYDECGALYKVSAPRVNACLPPLEWQTYDITYIAPKYKENGELAAYPRMTVLHNGFLIQDEQEMPQITAWKEVERLAPPPRDAGPIMIQAHGNYVQFRNVFLVVLPE; encoded by the coding sequence ATGGGCAAGTTCATTCATTCACGCGTTGCGATAGTGGCGATAGTGTTTTGCCTCTGCGCCGGTTTTGCCGCGCAGGCGGCCGTGTCCCTCGAGGAGTGTTACCCGGCACAAGCCGACCCCTTTGTGGGCAACTGGAAAGGCCGCTGGTCTGCCGGAGAGGAGGTTGACCCGGACATCGCGGCGCAGGTTTTCGCCCTCGGCGGCGATAAGTACCAGGTCCGCCTCGTATCCAAACTGTTCATGCGGTGTCCGCCGATCGCCGTATTCGAGGCGGCGCGCTCCGGCGACAAGATCGCCTTCGACAACGCGAGCATCCAGGGAGAAATCACCCCGGATAGTTTTACTGGCTCACGGGGGCGCGGCAAGGTCACCTTCGAAATGAAAAAGGTACTGCATCAGCCTCCCACGCTCGGCATGGCCCCTCCGGAAAACGCTGTCGTTTTGTTCGACGGCACGAATCTCGAACAATGGCAGGAGCCCAAGGGCTGGGAACTGCTCGAGGGCGGGGTCATGATGGTCACTCCCAAGGGCGAGACGCTGACCTCGAAGCAGACGTTCAAAAGTGTGCAGCTTCACGTTGAGTTCCGCCTGCCCTCGATGCCGGAAGCCCGCGGGCAAGGCCGCGGCAACAGCGGGGTGTTTGTGCAGGGTGTGTATGAGGTCCAGGTGCTCGACAGCTTCGGTCTTGAAGGGTATTACGACGAGTGCGGCGCGCTCTACAAAGTGTCCGCGCCGCGGGTGAATGCCTGCCTGCCCCCTCTCGAGTGGCAGACCTACGACATCACGTATATTGCCCCCAAATACAAGGAGAACGGCGAATTGGCCGCTTACCCGCGCATGACCGTCCTCCACAATGGCTTCCTTATCCAGGACGAGCAGGAAATGCCCCAGATAACAGCTTGGAAAGAAGTCGAACGCCTCGCGCCGCCGCCGCGTGACGCCGGGCCCATCATGATTCAGGCCCACGGCAACTACGTCCAGTTCCGCAACGTGTTTCTGGTCGTGTTGCCCGAATAG
- a CDS encoding alpha/beta fold hydrolase, with the protein MRRKWGRMAGIVFGAGAILLIYNGVAFNLALHGEDGKPRHPETGILIGAEPRELGPENSPCAALFIHGFGGAGADFAELPERLADSGWRVRVMLLPGHGAHPREMARQTPDSLVGAVRAEITALRKRHEKVILISHSMGGALSTIAASQMPVDGLVLGAPYYGVTYKWYYVLPPEVWGQITAPFVRWVYKGRLFMQVNREEAKEHILCYAWLPSSAIRTLTKLGKRARAPETLKNVTCPVLLLHGRDDVASSPKAAGKALEAMASQDKRLVWLERSNHHIYWDYDQDRVFDETLAFTAKICGAAAAQNT; encoded by the coding sequence ATGCGACGGAAATGGGGCCGTATGGCAGGCATTGTTTTCGGAGCAGGGGCCATCCTGCTGATTTACAACGGCGTAGCGTTCAACCTGGCGCTTCACGGCGAGGACGGTAAGCCGCGCCACCCGGAGACAGGCATCCTTATCGGCGCGGAACCCCGCGAGCTCGGACCAGAAAACAGCCCGTGCGCCGCGCTGTTTATTCACGGATTCGGCGGCGCGGGCGCCGATTTCGCCGAGCTCCCCGAACGCCTGGCCGACTCGGGATGGCGCGTACGGGTCATGCTGCTGCCCGGTCATGGCGCCCACCCGCGCGAAATGGCCAGGCAGACGCCCGATTCCCTGGTCGGCGCAGTCCGTGCGGAGATAACGGCCCTGCGTAAGCGCCACGAAAAGGTGATTCTCATCAGCCATTCAATGGGGGGCGCACTGAGCACGATTGCCGCCTCGCAAATGCCCGTGGACGGATTGGTCCTTGGCGCGCCATACTACGGCGTGACGTATAAGTGGTACTACGTACTGCCGCCCGAGGTCTGGGGACAAATCACCGCGCCCTTCGTTCGCTGGGTGTACAAGGGCAGGCTGTTCATGCAGGTCAACCGCGAAGAAGCCAAGGAACACATCCTCTGCTACGCCTGGCTCCCGTCATCGGCTATCCGCACCCTGACGAAACTGGGCAAACGGGCGCGCGCGCCGGAAACGCTGAAAAACGTGACGTGCCCCGTCTTGCTCCTCCATGGCCGGGACGATGTCGCATCGTCTCCCAAAGCCGCCGGGAAAGCCCTCGAGGCCATGGCATCCCAAGACAAACGCCTCGTCTGGCTGGAACGCTCCAACCACCACATATACTGGGACTACGATCAGGACCGGGTCTTCGACGAAACCCTCGCCTTCACCGCAAAGATTTGCGGCGCCGCCGCGGCGCAAAACACGTGA
- a CDS encoding sugar phosphate isomerase/epimerase family protein, with protein sequence MYLSIRDMMVARDEFPSPLAGLRHLAVEFVEVKLSQEFQVYAMDSKEMLTLASDDDAKAYKKHLEGLGITACCFLTAKDFSAGDTESNIAWVARAIELADIMGMAAVRIDSAMSKERELDFEARVKLFAEGLGGALERTAGSKVALGIENHGFQGNNLAFQLNVYQTVSSDRLGATMDTGNFYWRGYPLSEVYGILRILAPYAKHTHLKNIKYPADKREATREAGWEYGTYACPLDEGDINHAKVLRLLADAGYDGDICIENESLEHYKTPGERIEVIERDVAHCRAIIEDLNL encoded by the coding sequence ATGTACCTTTCCATACGCGATATGATGGTGGCGAGAGACGAGTTTCCGAGTCCGCTCGCGGGGCTGCGGCACTTGGCCGTGGAATTCGTCGAGGTGAAGCTGTCGCAGGAATTCCAGGTCTACGCGATGGATTCGAAGGAGATGCTCACGCTGGCCTCCGACGATGACGCGAAGGCCTACAAGAAACATCTGGAAGGCCTGGGTATCACGGCATGCTGTTTCCTGACAGCCAAGGATTTCAGCGCGGGCGATACCGAGTCCAACATCGCCTGGGTAGCCCGCGCCATCGAGTTGGCGGACATCATGGGCATGGCGGCGGTCCGAATCGACAGCGCCATGTCGAAGGAACGCGAACTGGATTTCGAGGCGCGAGTGAAGTTGTTCGCCGAAGGTTTGGGCGGAGCGCTCGAGCGCACGGCAGGGTCGAAGGTCGCGCTCGGCATCGAGAACCATGGGTTCCAGGGCAATAACCTCGCCTTCCAGCTGAATGTCTACCAGACCGTGAGCTCAGACCGCCTGGGCGCTACTATGGACACCGGAAACTTCTACTGGCGCGGGTATCCTCTGTCGGAAGTCTACGGGATCCTCCGCATTCTTGCGCCGTACGCAAAACATACGCATCTGAAGAACATCAAATATCCCGCGGACAAACGCGAAGCCACTCGCGAAGCGGGCTGGGAATACGGCACATACGCCTGTCCGCTCGACGAGGGCGACATCAATCACGCCAAGGTGCTCCGCTTGCTCGCGGACGCGGGTTATGACGGCGACATCTGCATCGAGAATGAGTCGCTCGAACACTACAAGACGCCCGGCGAGCGCATCGAGGTCATCGAGCGCGATGTGGCGCACTGCAGGGCAATTATCGAAGATCTTAACCTTTGA